In Vicingus serpentipes, the following are encoded in one genomic region:
- the recG gene encoding ATP-dependent DNA helicase RecG: MSNQFLDTSIEYLKGVGPAKAELLKKELGIFTFAQLLDYYPFRYIDKSKIYKISEINSDAAFIQLKGKITQIQTIGDKRAKRMVAKFHDETGEIDLVWFKGIKWLSSSIKPNVEYIVYGKPTLFKNTYNITHPELDLVSDSLLANKITLESVYHTTEKLSAKGLNAKGIFKIQKNLTSQLRGKIIETLPFELIEKLNLISKEAAIINAHTPENEVLLQKALFRLKFEELFYLQLNLLQQKVIKAEKIKGHVFGNVGDNFNTFYKNNLAFELTDAQKRVIKEIRRDVGAGEHMNRLLQGDVGSGKTVVALLTMLIAIDNGFQTCLMAPTEILASQHYEGLMEMLEGMNVTIELLTGSVKTAKRRQIHEDLENGTLKILVGTHALLEDKVKFDNLGYVVIDEQHRFGVQQRSKLWRKGRAIPPHVLVMTATPIPRTLAMTFYGDLDISVIDELPPGRKPITTTHRFDSARMRVFGFMEEEIKKGRQIYVVYPLINESEKMDYKDLMDGFESISRRFPSPNYNISIVHGKMKPADKEYEMQRFVKGETQIMVATTVIEVGVNVPNASVMIIESAERFGLSQLHQLRGRVGRGAEQSYCILMTGNKLSSDSKLRMETMVRTNDGFEIAEVDLKLRGPGDIQGTQQSGLLNLNIADLAKDGQVLQMARNEAIEVLKKDPKLQSENNHRLVTGLDNMKRNKVNWSRIS, encoded by the coding sequence ATGTCAAACCAATTTTTAGATACATCTATAGAATATTTAAAAGGAGTAGGACCAGCAAAGGCTGAGCTACTAAAAAAAGAGTTGGGCATATTTACCTTTGCTCAATTACTCGATTATTATCCTTTTCGATACATAGATAAATCTAAAATTTACAAAATAAGCGAGATTAACTCTGATGCCGCATTTATTCAATTAAAGGGAAAGATTACTCAAATACAAACTATTGGAGATAAAAGAGCTAAGCGAATGGTAGCTAAATTCCATGATGAAACTGGCGAGATAGATTTGGTATGGTTTAAAGGAATTAAGTGGTTGTCTTCATCAATAAAACCAAATGTAGAATATATTGTTTACGGTAAACCAACTTTATTTAAGAATACATATAACATTACTCACCCTGAGTTGGATTTGGTAAGTGATTCTTTGTTAGCTAATAAAATAACCCTAGAATCAGTTTATCATACCACGGAGAAATTATCAGCTAAAGGTTTAAATGCTAAAGGAATATTTAAAATTCAAAAGAATTTAACTTCTCAACTAAGAGGGAAGATAATTGAAACTCTACCATTTGAATTAATTGAGAAATTAAATTTAATATCTAAAGAGGCAGCAATAATAAATGCTCATACTCCTGAAAATGAAGTATTGTTGCAAAAGGCACTATTTCGATTAAAATTTGAAGAACTGTTTTATTTACAATTGAATTTATTGCAGCAAAAGGTAATAAAGGCAGAAAAAATAAAAGGTCATGTTTTTGGTAATGTTGGAGACAACTTTAATACATTTTACAAAAACAACTTAGCATTCGAATTAACTGATGCTCAAAAAAGAGTAATAAAAGAAATACGAAGAGATGTTGGTGCTGGAGAACATATGAATAGATTGTTACAAGGCGATGTAGGAAGTGGGAAAACAGTTGTTGCTTTATTAACAATGTTGATTGCTATTGATAATGGTTTTCAAACTTGTTTAATGGCTCCAACAGAGATATTGGCAAGTCAGCATTATGAAGGGCTAATGGAAATGTTGGAAGGAATGAATGTTACTATTGAATTGTTGACTGGCTCTGTAAAAACGGCTAAAAGAAGACAAATTCATGAAGATTTAGAAAACGGCACATTAAAAATTTTAGTAGGAACTCATGCTCTGCTAGAAGATAAAGTAAAGTTTGATAATTTAGGTTATGTTGTTATTGATGAACAGCATCGTTTTGGAGTGCAACAAAGGTCAAAATTATGGAGAAAGGGAAGGGCTATTCCACCACATGTATTAGTAATGACAGCAACACCTATCCCAAGGACTTTAGCTATGACTTTTTATGGTGATTTAGATATTTCTGTAATAGATGAACTACCACCAGGAAGAAAACCAATAACAACTACTCATCGGTTTGACTCAGCTCGAATGCGAGTTTTTGGGTTTATGGAAGAGGAAATAAAAAAAGGAAGGCAGATTTATGTGGTTTATCCTTTAATAAACGAATCCGAGAAAATGGATTATAAGGATTTGATGGATGGTTTTGAGAGTATTTCAAGACGGTTTCCTTCTCCAAACTATAACATAAGTATTGTACATGGTAAAATGAAACCTGCAGATAAAGAATATGAAATGCAACGATTTGTAAAAGGAGAAACTCAAATAATGGTTGCCACAACTGTAATAGAAGTTGGAGTAAATGTGCCTAATGCAAGTGTTATGATTATTGAAAGTGCTGAGCGTTTTGGTTTGTCTCAACTACACCAGTTAAGAGGTAGAGTGGGTAGAGGGGCAGAACAATCTTATTGTATTTTAATGACAGGTAATAAGCTTTCTAGCGATAGTAAATTGCGAATGGAAACTATGGTAAGAACCAATGATGGTTTTGAAATAGCCGAAGTAGATTTAAAGCTAAGAGGTCCGGGAGATATACAAGGTACACAACAAAGTGGCTTGTTAAATTTAAATATTGCGGATTTAGCTAAAGATGGACAGGTATTGCAAATGGCAAGAAATGAAGCAATAGAGGTGCTTAAAAAAGACCCTAAATTGCAATCAGAAAACAATCACCGATTGGTTACTGGATTGGATAACATGAAAAGAAATAAGGTGAATTGGAGTAGGATTTCTTAG
- a CDS encoding pyruvate dehydrogenase complex dihydrolipoamide acetyltransferase — protein sequence MAEIVRMPKLSDTMTDGVVAKWHKKIGDTVNEGDLLAEIETDKATMEFESFVDGTLLYIGVEEGGTAPVDSVLAIFGKKGEDFSALLEGGNSIPKEEVKEEVKTETVTSETIDISGIKANIVKMPKLSDTMTDGVVAKWHKKVGDKVAAGELLAEIETDKATMEFESFEDGILLHIGIEEGGSAPVESILAIIGEKGADIETLIKAHNQNNDADTSSDKQLESSRAKAPVAEVKPSPSQVVVSTSTTNNSNGRLKISPLAKKLAEEKGLNLNSIQGTGDNGRIVKRDVENHQGGGGSVQANFVGVEKYTEVPVSQMRKTIARRLGESKFTAPHFYLTISIDMDNAIEARKSIKDIMDVKVSFNDMVIKAAAASLKQHPKVNSSWLTDKIRYNEHVNIGVAVAVDEGLLVPVVRFADGKTLSQISGEVREYATRAKNKQLQPQDWEGSTFTISNLGMFGIEEFTAIINPPDACIMAVGGISQVPVVKNGQVVPGNIMKVTLSCDHRVVDGALGAAFLNTFKQLMENPVLLLGSANI from the coding sequence ATGGCTGAAATAGTTAGAATGCCCAAATTAAGTGATACAATGACCGATGGTGTTGTAGCTAAATGGCATAAAAAAATTGGTGATACTGTTAATGAAGGTGATTTATTAGCCGAAATTGAAACAGATAAAGCTACTATGGAGTTTGAATCTTTTGTTGATGGAACTTTATTGTATATTGGTGTAGAAGAAGGAGGGACAGCTCCTGTTGATTCAGTATTGGCTATTTTTGGTAAAAAAGGAGAAGATTTCTCAGCTTTATTAGAAGGTGGAAATTCTATACCAAAAGAAGAGGTTAAAGAAGAAGTTAAAACTGAAACTGTTACTTCAGAGACTATTGATATATCTGGAATTAAAGCTAACATTGTTAAAATGCCTAAATTAAGTGATACAATGACCGATGGTGTTGTAGCTAAATGGCATAAAAAAGTTGGTGATAAAGTTGCTGCAGGAGAATTGTTAGCTGAAATAGAAACTGATAAAGCAACAATGGAATTCGAATCGTTTGAAGATGGAATTTTATTGCATATTGGTATTGAAGAGGGAGGAAGCGCACCTGTAGAGTCTATTTTAGCGATAATTGGTGAAAAAGGAGCTGATATAGAAACGCTAATAAAAGCGCACAATCAAAATAATGATGCCGATACTAGTTCGGATAAACAACTTGAAAGCTCAAGAGCAAAAGCTCCTGTAGCTGAAGTTAAACCTTCACCAAGTCAGGTAGTTGTTTCAACATCTACTACTAATAACTCAAATGGAAGATTAAAAATATCTCCTTTAGCAAAAAAGTTAGCTGAAGAAAAAGGATTGAATTTAAACTCAATTCAAGGAACAGGAGATAATGGTAGAATTGTAAAAAGAGATGTTGAAAATCATCAAGGTGGTGGTGGTTCAGTTCAAGCTAACTTTGTTGGAGTTGAAAAATATACAGAAGTACCAGTTTCTCAAATGCGTAAAACAATTGCTCGCAGATTAGGAGAAAGTAAATTTACAGCTCCACATTTCTATTTAACTATATCTATCGATATGGATAATGCGATTGAAGCTCGTAAATCGATTAAAGATATAATGGATGTGAAAGTATCGTTTAACGATATGGTAATTAAAGCAGCTGCGGCTTCTTTAAAACAACATCCAAAAGTAAATTCATCTTGGCTAACTGATAAAATTAGATACAATGAACATGTAAATATTGGAGTTGCAGTTGCTGTGGATGAAGGTTTATTAGTTCCTGTAGTTCGTTTTGCTGATGGTAAAACATTATCTCAAATTTCGGGAGAAGTGAGGGAGTATGCTACTAGAGCAAAAAATAAACAATTGCAGCCACAAGATTGGGAAGGAAGTACGTTTACTATTTCTAATTTAGGAATGTTTGGTATTGAAGAATTTACAGCGATTATTAACCCACCAGATGCTTGTATTATGGCAGTGGGCGGTATTAGTCAAGTACCGGTTGTAAAAAATGGACAAGTTGTACCAGGTAATATAATGAAAGTTACTTTAAGCTGCGACCATAGAGTAGTTGATGGTGCTTTGGGTGCAGCATTCTTAAATACATTTAAACAATTGATGGAAAATCCAGTTTTATTGTTGGGTTCAGCAAATATTTAA
- the pdhA gene encoding pyruvate dehydrogenase (acetyl-transferring) E1 component subunit alpha has translation MAKNNKFSKEQYLSWYESMLLMRKFEEKLSQLYIQRKFGGFLHLYIGQEAVVAGAVSATTIDDKMITAYRCHAHPLGRGTDPKYMMAELYGKTTGLSKGKGGSMHMFDVSKNVFGGHGIVGGQIPLGTGLAFADKYKGNNFVTMCSMGDGAVRQGALHEAFNMAMTWKIPVIYIIENNQYAMGTSVERTSNVTDLYKLGLSYDMPGEPVDAMNVEDVHNAIAKAAKHCREGKGPYLLEMITYRFKGHSMSDPRKYRTKEEEAKYQSEDPIEKVLATIKKNKYATDKQIDAIGAKIKKQIEDAIKFAEDSPLPEPEAMYEDIYAEPNYPFIKD, from the coding sequence ATGGCAAAAAATAATAAGTTTTCAAAAGAGCAATACTTATCATGGTATGAGTCTATGCTTTTAATGAGAAAGTTTGAGGAAAAACTAAGTCAACTATACATACAACGTAAGTTTGGTGGTTTTTTACATTTATATATAGGTCAAGAAGCAGTAGTTGCTGGCGCAGTATCAGCTACAACTATTGATGATAAAATGATAACAGCTTATCGTTGTCATGCTCATCCATTAGGTAGAGGAACTGATCCTAAATACATGATGGCTGAATTATACGGTAAAACTACTGGTTTATCAAAAGGTAAAGGTGGATCAATGCACATGTTTGATGTAAGCAAGAATGTTTTTGGTGGACACGGAATTGTTGGTGGTCAAATTCCTTTAGGAACGGGGTTAGCTTTTGCTGATAAATACAAAGGAAACAACTTTGTGACTATGTGTTCTATGGGAGATGGAGCTGTTCGTCAGGGTGCTTTACACGAAGCTTTTAACATGGCTATGACATGGAAAATTCCTGTGATATACATTATAGAGAATAATCAGTATGCGATGGGTACTTCAGTAGAAAGAACATCTAATGTAACTGATTTATATAAATTAGGTTTAAGCTATGATATGCCAGGAGAACCTGTAGATGCCATGAATGTTGAAGATGTTCATAATGCTATTGCAAAAGCTGCAAAACATTGTAGAGAGGGTAAAGGACCATATTTGTTAGAAATGATTACTTACCGTTTTAAAGGTCACTCAATGTCTGACCCTCGAAAATATAGAACAAAAGAGGAAGAAGCTAAATATCAAAGTGAAGATCCGATTGAAAAAGTTTTAGCAACAATAAAGAAAAACAAATATGCTACTGACAAGCAAATAGATGCAATAGGAGCTAAAATTAAAAAGCAAATAGAGGATGCAATTAAATTTGCAGAAGATTCTCCATTGCCAGAACCAGAAGCTATGTATGAAGATATATATGCTGAACCAAATTACCCTTTTATAAAAGATTAA
- a CDS encoding cytidine deaminase translates to MVNKKIEINFKEYNNLSALGDQDAELIKIADTNLANSYSPYSQFKVSSLILLEGNINVLGTNQENSAYPSGLCAERVAVFSAKSTYPNKKIEKVVIVTEQGNEFPFSPCGSCRQALMEYELNQKEPIEVILKSGNSKIWVFKSIKDLLPFAFEAEDILKKE, encoded by the coding sequence ATGGTAAATAAAAAAATAGAAATAAATTTTAAAGAGTATAATAATTTAAGTGCTCTTGGAGATCAAGATGCTGAATTAATAAAAATTGCTGATACAAACTTAGCTAATTCTTATTCTCCATATTCTCAATTTAAAGTAAGCTCCTTAATATTATTAGAAGGGAATATTAATGTTTTAGGTACAAATCAAGAAAATTCGGCTTATCCATCTGGCTTATGTGCTGAAAGAGTTGCAGTTTTTTCAGCAAAGTCAACTTATCCAAATAAAAAAATAGAAAAAGTTGTTATTGTTACTGAACAAGGAAATGAATTTCCTTTTTCACCTTGTGGTTCTTGTAGGCAGGCATTAATGGAATATGAATTGAATCAAAAAGAACCAATTGAAGTGATTTTAAAGTCAGGAAATTCAAAAATATGGGTATTTAAAAGCATTAAAGATTTACTTCCTTTTGCTTTTGAAGCAGAAGATATTCTTAAAAAAGAATAA
- a CDS encoding polyphosphate polymerase domain-containing protein yields MSELDNVLKLFDPISLKEMDRVKLLNRVDTKYVFDISTLIKVLPEISTYYFILEIDGKRTNSYQTLYFDTANFDSYIQHQNGKLNRTKIRFRKYIESDLNFLEIKFKNNKERTIKNRIKAADIETVLSTESSNFINENSKLNPNELSASLWNSFTRITLTHKTINERLTIDLNLGFKNNKTQEETSIPHIVIAELKQGKANVGSDFVKIIKKQHVRPMGMSKYCIGTALLNKQLKSNNFKERILKINKLKHA; encoded by the coding sequence ATGAGTGAATTGGATAATGTATTAAAACTGTTTGACCCTATTTCTTTAAAAGAAATGGATAGAGTTAAATTACTCAATAGAGTTGACACAAAATATGTATTCGATATTTCTACTTTAATAAAAGTATTACCTGAAATTAGCACCTATTATTTTATTTTAGAAATAGATGGTAAACGAACTAACAGCTACCAAACTTTATACTTCGATACGGCAAATTTTGATTCTTATATTCAACATCAAAATGGAAAATTAAATAGAACCAAAATAAGGTTTAGAAAATATATTGAGTCTGATTTAAATTTCTTAGAAATAAAATTTAAAAATAATAAAGAACGAACTATTAAAAACCGTATAAAAGCTGCCGACATTGAAACAGTTCTATCGACTGAATCAAGTAATTTTATTAATGAAAACTCAAAACTAAATCCAAATGAATTGAGTGCTTCATTATGGAATAGTTTCACTCGTATAACACTAACTCATAAAACAATAAACGAAAGACTTACTATAGATTTAAATCTTGGATTTAAAAACAATAAAACACAAGAGGAAACAAGTATTCCTCACATTGTAATTGCCGAATTAAAACAAGGAAAAGCAAATGTAGGTTCTGACTTTGTGAAAATCATAAAAAAACAACATGTTAGACCAATGGGAATGAGTAAGTATTGTATTGGTACCGCATTACTTAACAAACAATTAAAATCAAATAATTTTAAAGAACGAATATTAAAAATTAATAAATTAAAACATGCTTAA
- a CDS encoding DUF4956 domain-containing protein has translation MLNDLLLKIPILGSKLWDVNDFGELIIRFVFDFIVAFILIRVIYYPTHRRKDYLFTFFLFNILIFFICILLSSVKLKLGFAFGLFAIFGILRYRTEQLPIKEMTYLFMIIAIAIINSLTDNKITLSEVLFTNFTIVFATYLLEKVFLLKHESRKIINYEKIENIKPENHPILIDDLKERTGLKIHRVQIGKVDFLRDTAQLRVFYFEDDSDSNYDESTPTVSNFNE, from the coding sequence ATGCTTAACGACTTACTTTTAAAAATTCCAATTTTAGGTTCAAAACTATGGGATGTAAATGATTTTGGAGAACTAATTATTCGATTTGTTTTCGACTTTATAGTAGCTTTTATTTTGATAAGAGTTATCTATTATCCTACACATAGAAGAAAAGATTATTTATTTACCTTCTTTTTGTTCAATATTTTAATTTTCTTCATATGTATATTACTTAGTAGTGTTAAATTAAAACTTGGTTTTGCTTTTGGTTTATTTGCTATTTTTGGTATCCTCAGATATAGAACCGAGCAGCTTCCAATTAAGGAAATGACCTATTTATTTATGATTATTGCAATTGCAATAATTAATTCTTTAACAGACAATAAAATAACACTATCGGAAGTACTTTTTACCAACTTTACAATTGTTTTTGCGACTTACTTACTCGAAAAAGTTTTTCTACTTAAGCATGAATCTCGAAAAATCATTAACTATGAAAAGATTGAGAACATAAAACCTGAAAACCACCCTATTCTTATTGATGATTTAAAAGAAAGAACTGGATTAAAAATTCATAGAGTTCAAATTGGAAAAGTTGATTTTTTAAGAGATACAGCTCAACTTAGAGTATTTTATTTTGAAGATGATTCAGATTCCAATTATGACGAGTCTACTCCAACTGTAAGTAATTTTAATGAATAG
- a CDS encoding DUF2490 domain-containing protein, translated as MNRILFILFFISPCLVFSQVLSDAKLWTGISVSKKINDFNFSISEEYRRSENLSQTDKIFTEFDISYKVIKNLTAGITYRFNQDRNFEQGGFDFNHRFNFDLGYDYDFNDFEFSLRTRYQVSKEIYSSDKLNRNKLAIKYKLNKQIHPYISYELFYQFNDIRAFNRDRIEMGTKYKINKNNSLKLGYIFEDKFNRKNLEHNHIYFINYSIEI; from the coding sequence ATGAATAGAATTCTATTCATATTATTTTTCATCTCGCCATGCCTCGTTTTTTCCCAAGTTTTAAGCGATGCTAAGTTATGGACAGGAATTTCTGTCTCAAAAAAAATAAACGATTTTAATTTTTCTATAAGTGAAGAATATCGTCGTTCAGAGAACTTATCTCAAACAGATAAAATATTTACTGAATTTGATATTAGTTATAAGGTAATCAAAAATTTAACTGCTGGTATTACTTATCGTTTTAACCAAGATCGAAACTTCGAACAAGGTGGTTTTGACTTTAACCATCGATTTAATTTTGATTTGGGTTATGATTATGATTTTAATGATTTTGAATTTTCTCTTAGAACAAGATATCAAGTTAGTAAAGAAATTTACTCTTCAGATAAGCTTAATCGAAATAAGTTAGCCATTAAATATAAACTTAACAAACAAATTCACCCTTACATCTCTTATGAATTATTCTATCAGTTTAATGATATAAGAGCTTTTAATAGAGATAGAATTGAGATGGGAACAAAATATAAAATTAACAAAAACAACAGCTTAAAATTGGGCTATATCTTTGAAGACAAGTTTAACCGTAAAAACTTAGAGCACAATCATATTTACTTTATTAATTACAGTATAGAAATTTAA